The following coding sequences lie in one Myxococcaceae bacterium JPH2 genomic window:
- a CDS encoding immunity 49 family protein, whose protein sequence is MTRLAALRNDSGRAVQRVLRSFDPLANRESLIRDVEELCVHFHVIAVATLLVDGNPQGFFLNLCRAGENWRRLLKTLRARGLPMPASRHTAPLAGALTAGDWALAEQLAALSETRWIPDEEYRTEHAQAQLLCALVGPGTRDSALACAESLEALGGPGNEQRAACAKALLDADSEAFVTAFRAALLVHSEDVEKKAKLFTTPVTRFAPHRSIWMEGLALLRLAERAGIPTFDEAFLYCPPLARLPMAERYCGDWVLALDP, encoded by the coding sequence GTGACTCGACTTGCTGCACTGCGGAATGACTCGGGGCGAGCCGTCCAACGGGTGCTGCGTTCATTTGATCCTCTCGCCAACCGGGAGTCCCTCATTCGTGACGTGGAGGAACTGTGCGTCCATTTCCACGTCATTGCGGTTGCCACCTTACTGGTGGATGGGAACCCCCAGGGTTTCTTCCTCAACTTGTGCCGGGCAGGAGAGAACTGGCGACGGCTGCTGAAGACCCTGCGTGCGAGGGGACTTCCGATGCCTGCGTCACGACACACCGCGCCACTCGCGGGCGCCCTCACCGCAGGAGACTGGGCGCTCGCGGAACAACTGGCAGCACTCTCCGAAACGCGCTGGATTCCTGACGAGGAGTACAGAACGGAGCACGCCCAAGCCCAGCTCCTCTGCGCACTCGTCGGCCCCGGAACGCGTGACTCAGCCCTCGCGTGCGCCGAGTCCCTTGAGGCGCTGGGCGGCCCAGGAAACGAGCAGCGCGCCGCTTGTGCCAAAGCCCTGCTGGATGCTGATTCGGAAGCGTTCGTGACAGCCTTTCGCGCGGCCTTGCTCGTCCATAGCGAAGACGTAGAAAAGAAGGCCAAGCTCTTCACGACTCCCGTTACTCGCTTCGCCCCTCACCGCTCCATCTGGATGGAGGGACTCGCACTGCTGCGACTCGCGGAGCGCGCGGGGATTCCCACCTTCGACGAGGCCTTCCTCTACTGCCCACCCCTCGCGCGACTGCCCATGGCCGAGAGGTATTGCGGTGACTGGGTCCTCGCACTCGATCCGTAG
- a CDS encoding helix-turn-helix transcriptional regulator, giving the protein MTDRPSCYPSLPATLLKSLGPGRMPLLDVLTSPVPSGRFDSPVDDRHVLCLHVGDPVPVTYRVGTAERQGARLHGQFCVVPAGSSTRWTLSAPARSLLLRLTPELMREVAEATGVGGQGAALDPAIHIRDPQVERIGWMMQAEDHDGYPGGRLFVDSLATALAARLFALQSHTEASEPKRRHALPAWRLRQVVEYIEAHLDEDLTLVELAGVAGFSVSHFKPLFKQATGMPVHRFVLERRVERARLRLMEGRLSLTEIALEAGFSHSSHMARCLRRFLGMSPTEIARASQ; this is encoded by the coding sequence ATGACCGATCGACCCTCGTGCTACCCGAGCCTGCCAGCCACGTTGCTGAAGAGCCTTGGACCGGGGCGCATGCCATTGCTCGACGTGCTCACGTCACCGGTTCCGTCCGGCCGATTCGACTCGCCGGTGGATGACCGCCATGTGCTCTGCCTGCACGTGGGCGACCCGGTCCCGGTGACGTATCGCGTGGGGACCGCGGAGCGCCAGGGGGCGCGCCTCCACGGTCAGTTCTGCGTGGTGCCGGCGGGGTCGAGCACGCGGTGGACGTTGTCGGCGCCGGCGCGCTCGTTGCTCCTGCGGCTGACGCCTGAGCTGATGCGCGAGGTCGCGGAGGCCACGGGGGTGGGGGGGCAGGGGGCGGCGTTGGATCCCGCCATCCACATCCGGGACCCGCAGGTCGAGCGCATCGGCTGGATGATGCAGGCCGAGGACCACGACGGATATCCGGGTGGGAGACTCTTCGTGGACAGCCTGGCGACGGCGCTGGCCGCGCGGCTGTTCGCGTTGCAGTCCCACACGGAGGCCTCGGAGCCCAAGCGTCGTCACGCCTTGCCAGCGTGGCGGCTGCGCCAGGTGGTCGAGTACATCGAGGCGCACCTGGACGAGGACCTGACGCTGGTGGAGCTGGCGGGGGTGGCGGGGTTCAGCGTGTCTCACTTCAAGCCGCTGTTCAAACAGGCCACGGGGATGCCGGTGCATCGCTTCGTGCTGGAGCGTCGCGTGGAGCGAGCGCGGCTGCGTTTGATGGAAGGGCGCCTGAGCCTGACGGAGATCGCGCTGGAGGCGGGCTTCTCGCACTCGAGTCACATGGCCCGCTGCTTGCGCCGCTTCCTGGGCATGAGCCCCACGGAGATTGCTCGGGCGTCGCAGTGA
- a CDS encoding alpha/beta hydrolase: MNHRFFLKFAGIALAVSTLGACASHPESHSTPAGVSAAQVTDAAAWRAARRFAPLSFGKIAYVERGTGDAAVFLHGAPLNGFQWRGAFDRLCNVRRCIAPDFMGLGYSEVPASQPVAASDQVDMLAAFLDSLGVSQVDIVASDSGGAVAQLFLVKYPQRVKSMLLTNCDTEPNSPPPSVMPIIEMSRAGTLADSTAEWLTNPDKARATFGAGVFEHPSQLTNEIVEFYAAPMVSSPLRREQYHAFHRALAPNPLAGIEAKLKRTHVPVRMVWGASDTIFPVADAQYLDRTFPGSQGIRFVPNGKLFFQEENPDIIAEEALRLWKVK, from the coding sequence ATGAACCACCGATTCTTCCTCAAGTTCGCGGGTATCGCCTTGGCGGTCAGCACGCTCGGCGCCTGCGCATCACACCCGGAGTCGCACTCTACCCCGGCCGGCGTCAGCGCGGCCCAGGTGACGGACGCGGCGGCCTGGCGCGCGGCGCGGCGCTTCGCCCCGCTCTCGTTCGGAAAGATTGCCTACGTGGAGCGAGGCACGGGCGACGCGGCCGTTTTCCTCCACGGCGCCCCTCTCAACGGCTTCCAGTGGCGCGGCGCCTTCGACCGGTTGTGCAACGTCCGGCGCTGCATCGCGCCCGATTTCATGGGCCTGGGCTACTCGGAGGTCCCCGCGTCCCAGCCGGTGGCCGCTTCCGACCAGGTGGACATGCTCGCGGCCTTCCTTGACTCGCTCGGCGTCTCCCAGGTCGACATCGTGGCCAGTGACAGCGGCGGCGCGGTCGCCCAGCTCTTCCTCGTGAAGTACCCGCAGCGGGTCAAGTCGATGCTCTTGACGAACTGCGACACCGAGCCCAACAGCCCGCCGCCCAGCGTCATGCCAATCATCGAGATGTCTCGCGCGGGGACGCTCGCGGACTCGACCGCGGAGTGGCTCACCAACCCGGACAAGGCTCGCGCGACGTTCGGCGCGGGCGTGTTCGAGCATCCCAGTCAGCTCACCAACGAGATCGTCGAGTTCTACGCCGCACCCATGGTGAGCTCGCCGCTGCGCAGGGAGCAGTATCACGCCTTCCACCGGGCGCTGGCCCCCAACCCGCTCGCGGGAATCGAGGCGAAGCTCAAGCGCACGCACGTCCCGGTCCGCATGGTCTGGGGCGCGAGCGACACCATCTTCCCGGTCGCGGATGCGCAGTACCTCGACCGCACGTTCCCCGGCTCCCAGGGCATCCGCTTCGTGCCGAACGGCAAGCTGTTCTTCCAGGAGGAGAACCCCGACATCATCGCCGAGGAAGCCCTCCGTCTGTGGAAGGTGAAGTGA
- a CDS encoding alpha/beta hydrolase, protein MERMATQDEGTGGTPVVFVHSLGGSARQWAAQVRHLRDSRRVIAVDLCGHGRSPAPPEGRYDIEVLGEELARTLEGLGVRRAVLVGHSFGADVVLACAAAHPERVAGVLLVDPVPDVQGLEDAKAFVAALDSAESSQVLEAYWEQALAGARPEVAREVMAQLRATPRESVVGGFRAMLTFDPVAALRRYAGPALSVVTPPNASPRSLHVLSSTLAHHVVPGTSHWLQMDAPESFHASLDRFLASLAK, encoded by the coding sequence ATGGAGCGGATGGCGACCCAGGATGAAGGCACGGGCGGTACGCCGGTGGTGTTCGTGCACTCCCTGGGAGGCAGCGCGCGACAGTGGGCGGCGCAGGTGCGTCACCTGCGCGACTCGCGCCGAGTCATCGCGGTGGACTTGTGCGGGCACGGGCGCTCGCCCGCTCCTCCGGAGGGACGCTACGACATCGAGGTGCTGGGTGAAGAGCTCGCGCGCACGCTGGAGGGATTGGGCGTGCGGCGCGCGGTGCTGGTAGGCCACAGCTTCGGCGCGGACGTGGTGCTCGCCTGCGCCGCGGCGCATCCCGAGCGGGTCGCGGGAGTGTTGTTGGTGGACCCCGTGCCGGATGTGCAGGGGCTCGAGGACGCGAAGGCCTTCGTGGCGGCGCTCGATTCCGCCGAGTCCTCTCAGGTCCTGGAGGCGTATTGGGAGCAAGCCCTGGCGGGCGCGCGTCCGGAGGTGGCTCGGGAGGTGATGGCGCAGCTTCGCGCGACCCCGCGCGAGAGCGTGGTGGGCGGCTTCCGGGCCATGCTCACCTTCGACCCGGTGGCGGCGCTTCGGCGCTACGCCGGTCCCGCGCTGTCGGTGGTCACCCCGCCCAACGCCTCCCCGCGCAGCTTGCACGTGCTGTCATCGACGCTGGCGCACCACGTCGTACCGGGGACGAGTCACTGGCTTCAGATGGACGCGCCGGAGTCCTTCCACGCCAGCCTCGACCGCTTCCTGGCATCCCTGGCGAAATGA
- a CDS encoding helix-turn-helix transcriptional regulator, whose translation MAVSRGGPTQGPLSVQRAVIAPGAGLALARVTGHRDEPSHAHPVAHLGLLLGGHYEERHGRAPGPRAPLSVSFHAPGERHGGRYGDAPAHFLLVELSPAWALAQGLSLERWEPAAVERTRALPRLLARMGRELRLGDSVSPLALHALLLEAMVEVSRAQRSRRGAPPVWFVRAREQVEARYREPLSVPAVAAVAGVSPAELAGGFRRWCGVGMGAYVRRLRVEFAARALVEGEASLTDIALDAGFCDHSHLTRAFKALMGRTPSAYRAERRRA comes from the coding sequence ATGGCGGTCTCTCGTGGTGGGCCCACACAGGGCCCTCTGTCGGTTCAGCGCGCGGTCATCGCGCCGGGGGCGGGGCTCGCGCTCGCCCGGGTGACGGGGCACCGCGACGAGCCCTCGCATGCGCATCCGGTGGCGCACCTGGGCTTGCTCCTGGGCGGACACTACGAGGAGCGCCATGGTCGGGCTCCGGGACCCCGTGCCCCCCTGAGCGTGAGCTTCCATGCGCCGGGTGAGCGGCACGGTGGACGTTATGGCGACGCACCCGCGCACTTCCTGCTCGTGGAGCTGAGTCCGGCCTGGGCGCTCGCGCAGGGCCTTTCGCTGGAGCGCTGGGAGCCCGCGGCCGTGGAGCGGACCCGTGCGCTTCCTCGGCTCCTGGCGCGCATGGGGCGGGAGCTGAGGCTGGGGGACTCGGTCAGTCCGCTGGCCCTGCATGCCCTGCTGTTGGAAGCGATGGTGGAGGTTTCGCGCGCGCAGCGTTCACGGCGAGGAGCGCCACCTGTCTGGTTCGTGCGGGCACGAGAGCAGGTGGAGGCGCGCTACCGCGAACCCTTGTCCGTTCCAGCCGTGGCCGCCGTGGCGGGAGTGAGTCCTGCCGAACTGGCGGGAGGGTTCCGTCGCTGGTGTGGCGTGGGGATGGGCGCCTATGTCCGGAGGCTCCGCGTGGAGTTCGCGGCGCGCGCCCTGGTCGAAGGCGAGGCGAGCCTGACGGACATCGCGCTGGACGCGGGCTTCTGCGACCACAGTCACCTGACTCGCGCGTTCAAGGCGCTGATGGGCCGGACTCCCTCGGCCTACCGTGCCGAGCGACGCCGCGCCTGA
- a CDS encoding dihydrofolate reductase family protein: protein MTRVFFDVTVSLDGYLAGPDRGPDNPIGGRGPMLHAWLFSQRAFRRMLQLGDGGETGVDNQRIEETIQRIGANVMGKRMFEEGERHWPEEAPFHTPVFVVTHEVRAPWERKGGTTFHFVNDGLEQAVRRAREAAGDKDVRISGGAHTIVEALNAGLVDEFNLTVAPCFLGTGLRLFDGLDASRVSLELVDTLPSPSVSHLRYAVRKP, encoded by the coding sequence ATGACCCGAGTGTTCTTCGATGTGACCGTCTCCCTCGATGGCTACCTGGCGGGCCCCGACCGAGGCCCGGACAATCCCATTGGAGGCCGAGGCCCGATGCTGCACGCGTGGCTCTTCTCGCAGAGGGCCTTCCGGCGAATGTTGCAACTCGGTGACGGGGGAGAGACGGGCGTGGACAACCAGCGGATCGAAGAGACGATTCAGCGCATCGGCGCCAACGTCATGGGCAAGCGGATGTTCGAGGAGGGTGAACGCCACTGGCCCGAGGAGGCCCCCTTCCACACGCCGGTCTTCGTCGTGACGCACGAAGTCCGCGCGCCCTGGGAGCGCAAGGGCGGAACCACCTTCCACTTCGTCAACGACGGCCTCGAGCAGGCGGTGCGTCGGGCACGCGAGGCGGCGGGAGACAAGGACGTCCGCATCTCGGGAGGCGCGCACACCATCGTCGAGGCCCTCAACGCCGGGCTGGTCGATGAGTTCAACCTCACGGTGGCGCCGTGCTTCTTGGGCACGGGCCTCCGCCTGTTCGACGGCCTCGACGCGAGCCGCGTCTCGCTCGAACTCGTGGACACCCTGCCCTCCCCCAGCGTCTCGCACCTGCGCTACGCCGTCCGGAAGCCATAG
- a CDS encoding aminotransferase class I/II-fold pyridoxal phosphate-dependent enzyme, with the protein MSDFVATRRTLLTGAAAATASLVLRPRLALAAAPPRPRTGSALIRLFSNENRYGPCEGAQRAIRESLYLSSRYSSLDVLNAMKQRIADLEGLTPDHVLLTSGSVEVLTCAAAEYAAGGGRIVCAKTTFDVLPTYAERIGGKVHRVPLDAHEVHDLAAMEAAVDADTRLVLVCNPNNPTGTLLDSARLRAFCETVSARTTVLVDEAYLHYVEPAPGLSMVDLVRAGKNVIISRTFSKIYGLAGMRIGYALAPPAVVKRLLELRMGLINSTGLAAAYASLEDTEFVPRMRKLNAESRKLITTVLDDAGIKYPMSHGNFLWFPLRAHQLDLPARFIPHGFSLTTVPTRPIPADVAALRLTLGTVEEMRTLAPLLRAALKA; encoded by the coding sequence GTGTCCGACTTCGTTGCCACCCGCAGAACGCTCCTCACCGGGGCTGCCGCAGCCACCGCGAGCCTCGTGCTCCGGCCTCGGCTCGCCCTGGCCGCGGCCCCACCGCGTCCTCGCACCGGCTCGGCGCTCATCCGCCTCTTCTCCAACGAGAACCGCTATGGCCCGTGCGAGGGCGCGCAGCGCGCCATTCGCGAGTCGCTCTACCTCAGCAGCCGCTACTCCTCGCTCGACGTCCTCAACGCGATGAAGCAGCGGATCGCCGACCTGGAGGGGCTGACGCCGGACCATGTCCTGCTCACCTCCGGGTCCGTCGAAGTGCTGACCTGCGCCGCCGCCGAGTACGCCGCGGGAGGCGGTCGCATCGTGTGCGCGAAGACCACTTTTGACGTGCTGCCCACCTACGCCGAGCGCATCGGCGGCAAGGTGCACCGCGTGCCGCTCGACGCGCATGAGGTCCACGACCTCGCGGCCATGGAAGCCGCGGTGGACGCGGACACGCGGCTCGTCCTGGTGTGCAATCCCAACAACCCCACGGGGACGCTCCTCGACTCGGCCCGCCTGCGCGCCTTCTGCGAGACGGTGTCGGCGCGCACCACCGTGTTGGTGGACGAGGCCTACCTGCACTACGTCGAGCCCGCTCCTGGCCTCTCCATGGTGGACCTGGTGCGCGCGGGGAAGAACGTCATCATCTCGCGGACCTTCTCCAAGATTTATGGCCTGGCCGGCATGCGCATCGGCTACGCGCTGGCCCCGCCCGCCGTGGTGAAGCGCCTGCTCGAGCTGCGCATGGGGCTCATCAACTCCACGGGGCTCGCCGCGGCGTATGCCAGCCTGGAGGACACGGAGTTCGTCCCTCGCATGCGCAAGCTCAACGCGGAGTCGCGCAAGCTCATCACCACCGTGCTGGATGACGCAGGCATCAAGTACCCCATGAGCCACGGCAACTTCCTGTGGTTCCCCCTCCGCGCCCACCAGCTGGACCTCCCCGCGCGCTTCATCCCGCACGGCTTCTCGCTCACCACCGTGCCCACCCGGCCCATCCCCGCGGACGTCGCGGCGCTGCGACTGACCCTCGGAACAGTGGAGGAGATGCGCACGCTCGCGCCCCTCCTGAGAGCCGCCCTGAAGGCCTGA
- a CDS encoding histidine kinase — protein MSQRPASAPSFWTLQLGGWGLYAGLLIITFLPILSAEGGALNLVVVKVVRALFGLSLSSVLRLGYRPLFPGTFKRQALASMVGSALLGTVWMALGEAWAAWFYPQPYDWPGNSVRLPRFAYDYAITLLGWSALYFGIKHARALQAERERALRADALAQEARLTSLRHQMHPHFLFNALTSVRALIGEDPSRARRMVTEMADFLRFSLQKGDAPNVPLEEELAMVRSYLSIESVRFEEKLDATISVAKGLEQLTVPAFLIQPLLDNAVKHGMASGVLPVRVRLRVTREGPVLRIQVDNTGQWAPPSRGPGAHGTGTGLRNVRERLAQLFADRATLEHSETDGWVHVVVELPAREWTAPFTEDAHDVATARVAGG, from the coding sequence ATGTCTCAGCGTCCAGCCTCCGCGCCTTCCTTCTGGACCCTCCAGCTCGGAGGATGGGGGCTGTACGCGGGCCTGCTCATCATCACCTTCCTGCCCATCCTCTCCGCCGAGGGCGGCGCCCTGAACCTCGTGGTGGTGAAGGTCGTGCGCGCGCTGTTCGGACTGAGCCTCAGCAGCGTGTTGCGCCTGGGCTACCGGCCCCTCTTCCCGGGCACCTTCAAGCGCCAGGCCCTGGCGTCCATGGTCGGCAGCGCCCTGCTCGGCACCGTCTGGATGGCCTTGGGCGAGGCCTGGGCCGCGTGGTTCTACCCCCAGCCCTACGACTGGCCGGGCAACAGCGTCCGACTGCCTCGCTTCGCCTACGACTACGCCATCACGCTCTTGGGCTGGAGCGCGCTCTATTTCGGCATCAAGCACGCGCGCGCCTTGCAGGCCGAACGAGAGCGAGCCCTTCGCGCGGACGCCCTCGCACAAGAGGCGAGGCTCACGTCCCTGCGGCACCAGATGCATCCGCACTTCCTCTTCAATGCGCTCACCTCCGTGCGGGCACTCATAGGAGAAGACCCCTCGAGAGCGCGTCGCATGGTGACGGAGATGGCGGACTTCCTGCGCTTCTCCCTCCAGAAAGGCGACGCGCCCAACGTGCCGCTGGAGGAAGAGCTGGCCATGGTGCGCAGCTACCTGAGCATCGAGTCCGTGCGCTTCGAAGAGAAGCTGGACGCGACCATCTCTGTCGCGAAGGGCTTGGAGCAGCTCACCGTCCCCGCGTTCCTCATCCAGCCCCTGCTGGACAACGCGGTGAAGCACGGGATGGCCTCGGGCGTATTGCCTGTTCGAGTGCGCCTCCGCGTGACACGCGAGGGCCCGGTGCTGCGCATCCAGGTCGACAACACGGGCCAGTGGGCGCCGCCCAGCCGAGGGCCCGGAGCCCACGGCACCGGCACGGGGCTGCGCAACGTGCGCGAGCGCCTGGCCCAGCTCTTCGCGGACCGCGCGACGCTGGAGCACTCGGAGACGGACGGATGGGTCCACGTCGTCGTCGAGCTACCCGCGCGGGAGTGGACCGCCCCCTTCACCGAGGATGCCCATGACGTCGCCACTGCGCGCGTTGCTGGTGGATGA
- a CDS encoding response regulator transcription factor, whose amino-acid sequence MTSPLRALLVDDERLARVELRELLAPHPLVKVVGEADGVASALERIQALQPDLLFLDVQMPGESGFDLLARLPECPFEVIFVTAYDAHALRAFEVNALDYLLKPVHPERLARTLARLETGERPKPAPPLGPVRQKLAEHDMLFLENSARSRFVRVDQIVCVCGAGDYAEVVTADGTHTLSPRPLKEWEARLPEQMFARIHRSALVNLAFVERVDRSLSGGGDVHLRGLPEPLPLSRSHAAGLRERFG is encoded by the coding sequence ATGACGTCGCCACTGCGCGCGTTGCTGGTGGATGACGAGCGGCTCGCGAGAGTCGAGCTGCGCGAGCTCTTGGCCCCTCACCCGCTCGTGAAGGTGGTGGGCGAGGCCGACGGCGTCGCCTCCGCACTGGAGCGCATCCAGGCACTACAGCCCGACCTGCTCTTCCTCGACGTGCAGATGCCGGGAGAGAGCGGCTTCGACCTGCTCGCGCGCCTACCCGAGTGCCCCTTCGAGGTCATCTTCGTGACGGCCTATGACGCTCACGCGCTACGGGCCTTCGAGGTCAACGCGCTGGACTACCTGCTCAAGCCCGTGCACCCGGAGCGCCTCGCGCGAACGCTGGCGCGACTGGAGACCGGCGAGCGACCCAAGCCCGCGCCACCCCTGGGGCCCGTGCGCCAGAAGCTCGCCGAGCACGACATGCTCTTCCTCGAGAACAGCGCCCGCTCGCGCTTCGTGCGCGTGGACCAGATTGTCTGTGTTTGCGGCGCCGGAGACTACGCGGAGGTCGTCACCGCGGACGGCACACACACCTTGTCTCCACGTCCCCTGAAGGAATGGGAGGCGCGACTGCCAGAGCAGATGTTCGCGCGCATCCACCGTTCGGCGCTGGTCAACCTCGCCTTCGTCGAGCGGGTGGACCGCAGCCTGAGCGGCGGCGGTGACGTGCACCTCCGCGGCCTACCCGAGCCCCTTCCACTGAGTCGAAGCCACGCCGCGGGGCTGCGCGAGCGCTTCGGCTGA
- a CDS encoding Ig-like domain-containing protein — translation MTVFHGASRLALCLLTFILACGSTEPDPTPGEDDETDKVAALILSPNGATLLVGESLTLAAQAVDSTGRVLRNVQVTWSSYLPEYATVTNGRLKGVAVGGSVITAQAGSASATLSVIVMPTDASQPSSDEVLASAREAGLINDEELLAYQVYAAFSDPRLPLQYKARAERGFDVTILETLRERFNSLSAPMQEELGMYLLRPDDPGSWLNVPLPDARLSSMKRPSCRPSSDGWYSLSKSSAKVKVWFEYAVSGQREQAQLLDETIEKEIWPKLMALGLKAPLTDEAYAGCNGGSSQIDLYLVRNMGGYGLTLPEGLDNTQAATYIQLWDGLDNDSLKAGATHELMHAIQWASKTKGPQNSYGWIRDATANWAIDQVFGQSLQLEHQYADCFMSTPDLHLENRTQGHCTSPDAGNAARDYGAYLFFQFLSKKYGPGVVVAALDKLTTETSSLTAVDSVSPGKLEKVWPEFAKVLWNQAPIDTQAESFKTWDALKEKVKFNALKGDLAGTPELKEELDTELNNLANSYHHFTFSDSNTRSLLFHNGWFKNITESKEPVKVLALWNDASGAWHEEDWSEYEYVGLCRDMKSQRVKDLIIITSNAKFAPGGGGSLKAAKTPYLKRSNVGCWKYKGTSKAVLVAPGWSGRGKIIDADLEYQVLGAFATADYDHPNFPHTKRLGAFMILAASGDFTLDISYSRNGCSYSFVPTKYSMGPTGGAMLMNPFNELKSPDPDTQGWLSHASRAYRTALGDGRIVSVAVSGKDCQGPELDSPGNILFTDSGEPSATPQLVKPNGELSGTLPMGDSIFSWTLQPQIEP, via the coding sequence ATGACTGTGTTTCATGGAGCCTCCCGGCTCGCGCTGTGCCTGCTCACGTTCATCCTCGCCTGCGGTTCCACCGAACCCGATCCAACCCCCGGGGAGGACGACGAGACCGACAAGGTCGCCGCGCTCATCCTCTCGCCGAACGGGGCGACGCTGTTGGTGGGTGAATCCCTGACGCTGGCCGCCCAGGCGGTCGACAGCACCGGACGGGTGCTCAGGAACGTCCAGGTGACCTGGAGTTCCTACCTGCCGGAGTACGCCACGGTGACGAACGGCCGGCTGAAGGGCGTGGCCGTTGGCGGCTCGGTCATCACGGCCCAGGCGGGGTCGGCGAGCGCGACCCTGTCGGTGATCGTGATGCCAACCGACGCGTCCCAGCCTTCGAGTGACGAGGTGCTGGCGTCCGCGCGTGAAGCCGGCCTCATCAACGACGAGGAGCTGCTGGCCTACCAGGTGTACGCGGCGTTCAGCGATCCCCGCCTGCCCCTCCAGTACAAGGCCCGGGCCGAGCGTGGGTTCGACGTCACCATCCTCGAAACGCTGCGCGAGCGCTTCAACAGCCTCTCCGCGCCGATGCAGGAAGAACTCGGGATGTACCTGCTGCGCCCAGATGACCCGGGAAGCTGGCTCAACGTGCCCCTGCCTGACGCCCGGCTGAGCAGCATGAAGCGGCCCTCCTGCCGCCCCAGCTCCGACGGTTGGTACTCCCTGTCGAAGTCCTCCGCGAAGGTGAAGGTCTGGTTCGAGTACGCCGTCTCGGGTCAGCGCGAGCAGGCCCAGCTCCTCGACGAGACCATCGAGAAGGAGATCTGGCCAAAGCTGATGGCGCTGGGGCTCAAGGCTCCACTCACCGACGAGGCCTACGCTGGCTGCAACGGGGGCAGTTCCCAGATCGACCTCTACCTGGTCCGCAACATGGGCGGCTACGGGCTGACCCTTCCGGAAGGTCTCGACAACACGCAGGCGGCCACCTACATCCAGCTCTGGGACGGGCTTGACAATGATTCACTCAAAGCCGGGGCGACGCATGAGCTGATGCACGCCATCCAGTGGGCCTCCAAGACGAAGGGCCCGCAGAACAGCTACGGGTGGATCCGCGATGCGACCGCGAACTGGGCCATCGACCAGGTATTTGGACAGTCGCTGCAGCTCGAGCACCAATACGCCGACTGCTTCATGAGCACCCCGGACCTGCACCTGGAGAACCGCACCCAGGGCCACTGCACCTCGCCGGATGCGGGCAATGCCGCACGCGACTACGGCGCCTACCTGTTCTTCCAATTCCTGTCGAAGAAGTACGGCCCGGGCGTCGTGGTGGCGGCGCTCGACAAGCTGACCACGGAGACATCCAGCCTCACCGCGGTGGACTCCGTCTCCCCCGGCAAACTGGAGAAGGTCTGGCCGGAGTTCGCGAAGGTGCTCTGGAACCAGGCGCCCATCGACACCCAGGCGGAGTCCTTCAAGACGTGGGACGCGCTCAAGGAGAAGGTGAAGTTCAACGCGCTCAAGGGCGACCTGGCCGGCACGCCCGAACTCAAGGAAGAGCTCGACACCGAGCTGAACAACCTGGCCAACAGCTACCACCACTTCACCTTCAGCGACTCGAACACGCGCTCCCTGCTGTTCCACAACGGGTGGTTCAAGAACATCACCGAGTCGAAGGAGCCGGTGAAGGTGCTGGCGCTCTGGAACGACGCGAGCGGGGCGTGGCACGAGGAGGACTGGAGCGAATACGAGTACGTGGGCCTCTGCCGCGACATGAAATCACAGCGGGTCAAGGACCTCATCATCATCACCAGCAACGCGAAGTTCGCGCCCGGCGGCGGCGGGAGCCTGAAGGCGGCGAAGACGCCGTACCTCAAGCGCAGCAACGTGGGCTGCTGGAAGTACAAGGGGACTTCGAAGGCGGTCCTGGTGGCGCCGGGCTGGTCGGGCCGGGGAAAGATCATCGACGCGGACCTGGAGTACCAGGTGCTGGGTGCCTTCGCGACCGCGGATTATGATCATCCGAACTTCCCACACACGAAGCGGCTCGGGGCCTTCATGATCTTGGCGGCCAGCGGCGACTTCACGCTCGACATCAGCTACTCGCGCAATGGCTGCAGCTACTCGTTCGTGCCCACGAAGTACTCAATGGGGCCCACGGGCGGGGCGATGTTGATGAACCCGTTCAATGAATTGAAGTCACCGGATCCCGACACCCAGGGCTGGTTGTCGCACGCATCGCGCGCGTACAGAACGGCGCTCGGCGACGGACGCATCGTGAGCGTCGCCGTCAGTGGCAAGGACTGCCAGGGGCCGGAGCTGGATTCCCCCGGGAACATCCTCTTCACGGACTCGGGTGAACCCTCGGCCACACCGCAGCTCGTGAAGCCGAATGGCGAACTGTCCGGGACGCTCCCCATGGGGGACTCCATCTTCAGTTGGACGTTGCAGCCGCAGATCGAACCCTGA